Proteins encoded in a region of the Isosphaeraceae bacterium EP7 genome:
- a CDS encoding glycosyltransferase family A protein, whose amino-acid sequence MSDLGVVAIGRNEGERLRRCLVSLAEQAPGSPIVYVDSGSTDGSVAMARGLGVDVVELDLSIPFTAARARNEGFARLEQSDTHRYVQFIDGDCEVAPGWLDRARAELDSRPDVVAVCGRRRERFPDQSVYNRLIDMEWDTPVGEADACGGDVLVRADTFRQIGGYNPGMIAGEDPEMCIRLRKAAGGKILRIDAEMTLHDAALTQLGQWWKRLVRAGHAYAESAAMYGYRHDLHTTRQIVLYGIINTLLVLILAWPAWPLSLLLAMLFPLKIAIATIREIKAGRPPRLALIHSTGVVMAILPMGVGFWMYWSHRIQGRASTLIEYKNPVNAAV is encoded by the coding sequence ATGAGCGATCTCGGAGTAGTGGCGATCGGTCGCAACGAGGGGGAGCGCCTCAGGCGCTGCCTCGTCTCGCTTGCGGAGCAGGCCCCCGGCAGCCCGATCGTCTACGTCGACTCGGGCTCGACCGACGGCAGTGTCGCCATGGCCAGGGGCCTCGGCGTCGACGTCGTCGAGCTCGACCTCTCGATCCCGTTCACCGCCGCAAGGGCCCGCAACGAGGGCTTCGCTCGCCTGGAACAATCCGACACACACCGATACGTCCAGTTCATCGACGGCGACTGCGAGGTGGCCCCCGGCTGGCTCGACCGCGCCCGGGCCGAGCTCGATTCCAGGCCCGACGTCGTCGCCGTCTGCGGCCGGCGCCGCGAGCGGTTCCCCGACCAGTCCGTCTACAACCGCCTCATCGACATGGAGTGGGACACCCCGGTCGGCGAGGCCGATGCCTGCGGCGGAGACGTCCTCGTCCGGGCCGACACCTTCAGGCAGATCGGCGGCTACAACCCCGGCATGATCGCCGGCGAAGACCCGGAGATGTGCATCCGGCTCCGCAAGGCGGCCGGCGGCAAGATCCTCCGCATCGATGCCGAGATGACCCTGCACGACGCCGCCCTGACCCAGCTAGGCCAGTGGTGGAAGCGGCTCGTCCGCGCCGGCCACGCCTACGCCGAGTCGGCCGCGATGTACGGCTACCGGCACGACCTCCACACCACCCGCCAGATCGTCCTGTACGGGATCATCAACACCCTCCTCGTCCTCATCCTCGCCTGGCCGGCCTGGCCTCTGAGCCTCCTCCTGGCGATGCTCTTCCCCCTCAAGATCGCCATCGCCACGATCCGGGAGATCAAGGCCGGGAGGCCCCCGAGGCTCGCGCTGATCCACTCGACCGGGGTGGTGATGGCCATCCTCCCCATGGGTGTCGGCTTCTGGATGTACTGGAGCCACCGGATTCAGGGCAGGGCCAGCACCCTCATCGAGTACAAGAATCCCGTCAACGCGGCCGTCTGA
- a CDS encoding sulfatase-like hydrolase/transferase, whose product MNHDPKRGTPHSRRLLVLALALVAGAATSRAGESVPEKARPNVLFLFSDDQRADTVAALGNAHIRTPNVDALVARGTSLNRAYCMGSPHGAVCAPSRAMLMSGRGLFHVKEDLDGQATWPQAFGKAGYSTFATGKWHNQAPSLLKSFQAGKALFLGGMGDPYHLPVQDISPEHTLVNKRFTGEHSVKVFADAASEFLAAQDGKVPFVCYVAFNFPHDPRVAPLAYRDRYDEATLPLPANYLPVHPFDNGDMAGRDERLAPWPRTPELIQHHLADYYASIEFVDAQVGRILGALKASGQLENTLIVYASDHGLAIGSHGLMGKQSLYDHSMHSPVILAGPGIPQGKRIDALTYLYDLFPTLGELAGVSGPEGSEGLSLVPVLEGREPTRRNSIFTAFAKVQRAVRDDRWKLIAYTQVNKSQLFDLQADPSELQDLSADPSHADDLARMTALLVDSQARAGDTLPLIVASPGPLMFDFDKARHAAPSKKGGH is encoded by the coding sequence ATGAACCACGACCCGAAACGCGGGACGCCCCATTCGCGTCGCCTCCTCGTCCTGGCCTTGGCTCTCGTTGCGGGAGCGGCAACCTCGCGGGCCGGCGAATCGGTCCCGGAGAAGGCCCGTCCCAACGTCCTGTTCCTCTTCTCCGACGATCAGCGGGCCGACACCGTCGCGGCCCTGGGCAATGCGCACATCCGCACGCCCAACGTCGACGCCCTGGTGGCCCGTGGCACCAGCCTGAACCGGGCCTACTGCATGGGCTCGCCGCACGGGGCCGTCTGCGCCCCGTCCAGGGCCATGCTCATGAGCGGCCGGGGTCTGTTTCACGTCAAGGAAGACCTGGATGGGCAAGCGACCTGGCCCCAGGCGTTCGGCAAGGCGGGCTATTCCACGTTCGCCACCGGCAAGTGGCACAACCAGGCCCCCTCGCTGCTCAAGTCATTCCAGGCCGGCAAGGCCCTCTTCCTGGGCGGCATGGGAGACCCCTACCACCTGCCAGTCCAGGACATCTCGCCCGAGCATACGCTCGTCAACAAGCGGTTCACCGGCGAGCACTCGGTGAAGGTCTTCGCCGACGCTGCCTCCGAGTTCCTGGCGGCGCAGGACGGCAAGGTCCCGTTCGTCTGCTATGTCGCCTTCAACTTCCCGCACGACCCGAGGGTCGCGCCGCTGGCGTACCGCGACCGCTACGACGAGGCCACGCTCCCGCTGCCGGCCAACTACCTTCCCGTGCACCCCTTCGACAACGGCGACATGGCCGGCCGCGACGAAAGACTCGCCCCCTGGCCGCGCACTCCCGAACTCATCCAGCATCACCTGGCCGACTACTACGCCTCGATCGAGTTCGTCGACGCCCAGGTCGGCCGGATCCTCGGCGCATTGAAGGCCAGCGGACAGCTTGAAAACACCCTGATCGTCTACGCCAGCGACCACGGCCTGGCCATCGGCAGCCACGGCCTGATGGGCAAGCAGAGCCTCTACGACCACTCGATGCACTCGCCGGTGATCCTCGCCGGCCCCGGCATCCCGCAAGGCAAGCGGATCGACGCTCTGACTTATCTCTACGACCTGTTCCCGACCCTCGGCGAGCTTGCAGGCGTTTCCGGCCCCGAAGGCAGCGAGGGCCTGAGTCTGGTCCCGGTCCTGGAAGGGCGCGAGCCCACCCGCCGGAACTCGATCTTCACCGCCTTCGCCAAGGTCCAGCGTGCCGTGCGCGACGACCGCTGGAAGTTGATCGCCTACACGCAGGTCAACAAGTCCCAGCTCTTCGACCTCCAGGCCGACCCGAGCGAGCTGCAAGACCTGTCCGCCGATCCCTCGCACGCCGACGACCTCGCCCGAATGACCGCCCTGCTGGTCGACAGCCAGGCCAGGGCCGGCGACACCCTCCCCCTGATCGTCGCCAGCCCCGGTCCGCTGATGTTCGACTTCGACAAAGCCAGGCACGCGGCCCCGTCGAAGAAGGGGGGCCATTGA
- a CDS encoding DUF1223 domain-containing protein, producing MRRGLARFGFLMGVMVTFAAGQGRVCPAAEVPRRMVLVELYTSQGCDMCPEAEKVLGALAARDPRVVPIAFHVDYFNDPWKDVFSDPLYSQRQMTYNQIYTKPKPAEYGLYYTPMMMVDGVQTVNGRDPAAAAAAIREALARKPGVGIEVKLEIPPGGATGAASVRVTSRSDRAEKVPLLVCAVLREDGVVTDVPSGENAGKSLAARFPARQTKYSFVELAGKSPKVEAFTFEVSPGWDRRNLRLAVFVQDKRTGAVLQAADIPWQSTKNGAGPAIAPAAADSTPVPPRPGS from the coding sequence ATGCGCCGCGGCCTCGCGAGATTCGGATTTTTGATGGGGGTGATGGTCACCTTCGCGGCCGGGCAGGGCCGGGTCTGTCCGGCGGCCGAGGTGCCGAGGCGGATGGTGCTGGTCGAGCTTTATACGTCGCAGGGATGCGATATGTGCCCGGAGGCGGAGAAGGTGCTGGGGGCGCTGGCCGCCCGAGACCCCCGTGTGGTGCCGATCGCGTTCCATGTGGACTACTTCAATGACCCCTGGAAGGACGTCTTCTCGGACCCGCTCTACAGCCAGAGGCAGATGACCTACAACCAGATTTACACCAAGCCGAAGCCGGCCGAATATGGCCTCTATTACACCCCGATGATGATGGTCGACGGCGTCCAGACGGTGAATGGTCGGGACCCCGCCGCGGCGGCGGCGGCGATTCGTGAGGCGCTTGCTCGTAAGCCGGGCGTTGGGATCGAGGTCAAGCTGGAGATCCCCCCGGGCGGTGCGACAGGGGCGGCTTCGGTCAGGGTGACGAGCCGTTCGGATCGGGCGGAGAAGGTGCCGTTGCTGGTCTGTGCCGTCTTGCGCGAGGACGGGGTGGTCACCGACGTGCCCAGCGGTGAGAACGCGGGCAAGTCGCTGGCGGCGCGGTTCCCGGCCCGCCAGACGAAGTACTCGTTCGTGGAACTGGCGGGCAAGTCGCCGAAGGTCGAGGCGTTCACGTTCGAGGTTTCACCGGGATGGGATCGCCGGAATCTCAGGCTGGCCGTGTTCGTCCAGGACAAGCGGACGGGCGCCGTGCTGCAGGCGGCCGACATTCCCTGGCAATCGACGAAGAATGGGGCTGGGCCGGCGATTGCGCCGGCGGCGGCCGATTCGACGCCCGTCCCGCCCCGGCCGGGCTCCTGA
- a CDS encoding TolC family protein, whose amino-acid sequence MGRRIEAGRIALALALATFVAAHGGAGRAVGQTLPSAESERMSPGRESPTLGESPGAGSRPLGNSPGDADSILLGRPGRSGPRVSNTLTRPAGPFEPQAPAGITKPIRREQAQLPTLGPLALPGERFEEDEGPADGLTLDAAIERLVRSNLDLRTQFVEIPQADADILTASLRANPLFYADANAVPYGNFSPARPGGQTQYDVSVTYPFDVSKKRKSRMMVAFRAKRVLEAQFQDAVRLQIDNLYNAYIDVLAARETLRFARAALEGLNQLQSTSSQLFKSGTKTEAELNQVRIQRTSAVLQVREAEGGVRRTKRALSVLLNLPLDQADGLELRGTILDLFDEPPPDEKLIEIALGCRPDLNAFRLGIERAHSDVKLAQANKYADVYFMAAPYVFQNNAPFGTKSAHSWSVAVTVPIPVYNRNQGNIQRARLNVTQTQIGMAALEEKVRGEVLEADQEYDLSKAALAEIREELLPEASQVRNTALRLYLGGETAVAPYLEAQRDYNEVVRQYRDALVRHRRSMLELNTALGTRALP is encoded by the coding sequence ATGGGACGAAGGATCGAGGCGGGGCGGATTGCCCTGGCCCTGGCTCTGGCCACATTCGTCGCGGCGCATGGCGGGGCCGGGCGTGCGGTCGGACAGACTCTGCCGAGCGCCGAGTCCGAACGGATGTCGCCGGGCCGCGAATCCCCGACCCTGGGCGAATCGCCGGGCGCGGGCAGCCGGCCGCTGGGCAATTCTCCCGGGGATGCCGACTCGATCCTGCTGGGCAGGCCTGGGCGATCGGGGCCGCGCGTTTCCAATACACTGACGCGGCCGGCCGGGCCGTTCGAGCCGCAGGCTCCGGCCGGGATCACCAAGCCGATCCGCCGAGAGCAGGCCCAACTCCCCACGCTCGGCCCCCTGGCCCTGCCCGGCGAGCGGTTCGAGGAGGACGAGGGGCCCGCCGACGGCCTGACCCTCGACGCCGCCATCGAGCGATTGGTGCGAAGCAACCTCGACCTGCGCACCCAGTTCGTCGAGATCCCCCAGGCCGACGCCGATATCCTGACCGCCAGCCTGCGAGCCAACCCCCTCTTCTACGCGGACGCCAACGCCGTCCCCTACGGCAACTTCTCGCCGGCGAGGCCGGGCGGCCAGACGCAGTACGACGTCAGCGTCACCTACCCGTTCGACGTCAGCAAGAAGCGCAAGTCGCGGATGATGGTCGCCTTCCGCGCCAAGCGGGTGCTGGAGGCTCAGTTCCAGGACGCCGTTCGGCTCCAGATCGACAACCTCTATAACGCCTACATCGACGTGCTGGCCGCCCGCGAGACCCTTCGGTTTGCCCGCGCCGCGCTCGAGGGGCTCAATCAGCTCCAGTCCACCTCCAGCCAGCTCTTCAAGTCGGGGACCAAGACCGAGGCGGAGCTGAATCAGGTACGGATCCAGCGCACCTCCGCGGTGCTCCAGGTCCGCGAGGCCGAGGGGGGCGTCCGCCGGACCAAGCGAGCGCTGTCGGTGCTCCTCAACCTGCCCCTCGATCAGGCCGACGGCTTGGAGCTGCGAGGCACGATCCTCGACCTCTTCGACGAGCCCCCGCCCGACGAGAAGCTCATCGAGATCGCACTCGGCTGCCGCCCCGACCTGAACGCCTTCCGCCTGGGCATCGAGCGGGCCCACTCCGACGTCAAGCTCGCGCAGGCCAACAAGTATGCCGACGTCTACTTCATGGCCGCGCCCTACGTCTTCCAGAACAACGCCCCCTTCGGCACCAAGAGCGCCCACTCCTGGTCGGTGGCCGTCACCGTCCCCATCCCGGTCTACAACCGCAATCAGGGGAACATCCAGCGGGCCCGCCTGAACGTCACCCAGACTCAGATCGGCATGGCCGCTCTGGAGGAGAAGGTCCGCGGCGAAGTCCTGGAAGCCGACCAGGAATACGACCTGTCCAAGGCTGCCCTCGCCGAGATCCGCGAGGAGCTCCTCCCCGAAGCTTCCCAGGTGCGCAACACCGCCCTGCGGCTCTACCTGGGCGGCGAGACCGCCGTGGCCCCCTACCTTGAAGCCCAGCGCGACTACAATGAAGTTGTCCGCCAGTACCGCGATGCCCTGGTCAGACATCGCCGGAGCATGCTCGAGCTGAACACCGCCTTGGGCACCCGCGCCCTCCCCTGA
- a CDS encoding CvpA family protein — MTIYDAAMAGAILLGLGWGAWRGITWQLASLASLFLGYGASHTLSSQLAPSFPGEPLVARGLAMITIYLVTSCGIFLLAWIVRTTLARLKFEAFDRHLGMVLGGMEGAMLGVIVTLFVVSIAPETREPIFHSYSGRLVGALMDNLGPALPPEARSILGPFWKGEDGVPSNAPIKQLAQAEPAAIPATRPARSWNPFRDKDVKPASDELIDETRKAIGDAKDAATGQLLDATKKAFGDAKDSVADELIGATKKSIGEGRGGAVGRAGRAFAGQMIDALRGSEKEEADGGTGNAKRR, encoded by the coding sequence ATGACGATCTACGACGCGGCGATGGCGGGCGCGATTCTGCTGGGCCTGGGCTGGGGAGCCTGGCGTGGCATCACCTGGCAGCTTGCCAGCCTCGCCTCTTTGTTCCTGGGCTATGGGGCCTCGCACACGCTCTCCAGCCAGCTCGCGCCGAGCTTCCCGGGCGAGCCTCTGGTGGCCCGCGGCCTGGCGATGATCACCATCTACCTGGTGACCTCCTGCGGGATCTTCCTGCTCGCCTGGATCGTCCGGACGACCTTGGCCCGGTTGAAGTTCGAAGCGTTCGACCGTCATCTGGGCATGGTCCTGGGCGGCATGGAGGGGGCGATGCTCGGCGTGATCGTCACGCTGTTCGTCGTCAGCATCGCACCGGAGACCCGCGAGCCGATCTTCCACAGCTACTCGGGTCGTCTGGTCGGGGCCCTGATGGATAACCTCGGCCCGGCCCTGCCCCCGGAGGCCAGGTCGATCCTCGGGCCGTTCTGGAAGGGCGAGGATGGAGTGCCCTCCAACGCCCCGATCAAGCAATTGGCCCAGGCTGAACCCGCCGCGATCCCGGCCACGAGACCGGCCCGGTCCTGGAACCCGTTCCGCGACAAGGACGTGAAGCCGGCCTCCGACGAGTTGATCGACGAGACCCGCAAGGCGATCGGCGACGCCAAGGATGCCGCGACCGGACAGCTCCTCGACGCGACCAAGAAGGCGTTCGGCGACGCGAAGGACAGCGTGGCCGACGAGTTGATCGGCGCGACCAAGAAGTCCATCGGCGAGGGGCGGGGCGGCGCGGTGGGTCGCGCCGGCCGTGCCTTTGCCGGCCAGATGATCGACGCCCTGAGGGGCTCGGAAAAGGAAGAGGCCGATGGCGGAACCGGAAACGCTAAGCGTCGGTGA
- a CDS encoding RNA-binding S4 domain-containing protein — MAEPETLSVGEEGAVVEINLTQVLKLAGWVMSGGEAKTLIADGQVKVNGEVETRKRKQLSRGDLVEMIGGPSVKLV; from the coding sequence ATGGCGGAACCGGAAACGCTAAGCGTCGGTGAAGAAGGCGCCGTGGTCGAGATCAACCTGACGCAGGTCTTGAAGCTCGCCGGCTGGGTGATGTCGGGTGGCGAAGCCAAGACGCTGATCGCCGACGGTCAGGTGAAGGTCAATGGCGAGGTCGAGACGCGCAAGCGGAAGCAGCTGTCGCGCGGCGACCTCGTCGAGATGATCGGCGGTCCCAGCGTGAAGCTCGTGTAG
- a CDS encoding acyltransferase: MRRVPEFDSIRAIAAAAILLFHLDPMRFYPGWSGVDLFFVLSGYLITRNILEYGDSRGFLARFYARRSLRIWPIYYLALLALVAINPFLSPPEPMAALPWYVTYTQNLWLLRPWPAPSFTHAFDHTWTLAIEEQFYLIWPALVLVAGRRHLATLCFMAMAMAVAARSGGYLFFFNSASSERLLYARCDGFALGGLLSLWPARGRGTDDMAPLGRLVFGLAAAGSLTYLVHGAWRYGGVGFIGLPTPSEPGPIIFAFSLLYAGLVGLVLVHAGRPVLAPLRARWLVSLGQMSYGIYLYHYIVYWAVDRWWPRADGTLWGGAIKVAISLAIAAASWHAVERPILGLKDRFCYGTSGPKAPRRAK; encoded by the coding sequence ATGCGGCGCGTCCCCGAATTCGACTCGATCCGGGCCATCGCGGCGGCAGCCATCCTCCTCTTCCACCTCGACCCGATGCGGTTCTATCCCGGCTGGTCGGGCGTCGACCTGTTCTTCGTTCTCTCCGGCTACCTCATCACCCGCAATATCCTGGAGTACGGCGATTCCCGCGGCTTCCTCGCCCGGTTCTACGCCCGTCGCTCGTTGCGAATCTGGCCCATCTATTACCTGGCGCTCTTGGCCCTCGTGGCGATCAACCCGTTCCTCTCGCCCCCCGAGCCCATGGCCGCCCTCCCCTGGTACGTTACCTACACACAGAACCTCTGGCTGCTCAGGCCATGGCCCGCCCCATCGTTCACGCACGCGTTCGACCACACCTGGACCCTGGCCATCGAGGAGCAGTTCTACCTCATCTGGCCGGCCCTGGTCCTGGTCGCGGGCCGTCGCCACCTCGCAACGCTCTGCTTCATGGCCATGGCCATGGCGGTTGCCGCGAGATCGGGCGGCTACCTCTTCTTCTTCAATAGCGCATCGTCGGAGCGGCTGCTTTACGCCCGGTGCGACGGGTTCGCGCTCGGCGGCCTGCTCTCACTCTGGCCGGCCCGCGGCCGTGGGACGGATGACATGGCCCCGCTCGGCCGCCTGGTCTTCGGCCTGGCGGCGGCCGGCTCGTTGACCTATCTGGTCCATGGCGCCTGGCGTTACGGCGGAGTCGGCTTCATCGGGCTGCCGACCCCCTCCGAGCCGGGCCCGATCATCTTCGCCTTCAGCCTCCTTTACGCAGGGCTCGTCGGTCTGGTCCTGGTGCATGCCGGCCGGCCCGTCCTGGCGCCGCTGCGGGCCCGCTGGCTGGTGTCTCTTGGTCAGATGAGCTATGGTATTTATCTGTATCATTATATCGTTTACTGGGCCGTCGACCGCTGGTGGCCGAGGGCCGACGGGACGCTCTGGGGCGGCGCGATCAAGGTCGCCATCAGCCTGGCCATCGCCGCGGCCTCGTGGCACGCCGTCGAGCGGCCCATCCTGGGGTTGAAGGATAGGTTCTGCTACGGGACGAGCGGGCCGAAGGCCCCCCGGCGGGCCAAGTGA
- a CDS encoding DUF1559 domain-containing protein, with the protein MVFIPQPARGRTGFTLIEMVVVLAISGVLVAMLLPAVQSAREAARRLECVNNLKQIGLALHRYQLTQQSLPMGSSPTRNPGTGSPGSRNSWSVHGQILGEMEHQALYNAINFDWGVEDSAVTTDPAFRINSTAVEAEVSGYLCPSDPNSVRSNRNNYHASMGSTARNEPEESDGLFALSTSCRLSDATDGISNTVVFCEAVTGPPLEAYVPAISLTEVGGISADAQTVSARLSPAAIHGGLKACDAAFKTRSARPKAGRGQLWAKGSPGYTLFNTVSVPGLKAHSWNSCSDSDVGHSLFNGANSAHPGGTNILFGDGSVRFLGDAIAEPTWWALGSRNGGEILAEGSF; encoded by the coding sequence ATGGTCTTTATCCCGCAGCCTGCTCGCGGCCGCACCGGCTTCACGCTGATCGAGATGGTCGTGGTTCTCGCGATCAGCGGCGTGCTGGTGGCCATGCTCTTGCCCGCCGTGCAGAGTGCCCGCGAGGCCGCCAGGCGTCTTGAGTGCGTCAACAACCTGAAGCAGATCGGGCTGGCGCTCCACAGATATCAGCTGACCCAGCAGTCGCTGCCCATGGGCTCGTCGCCCACCAGGAACCCGGGCACCGGCTCGCCCGGCTCCCGCAACTCGTGGAGCGTGCACGGCCAGATCCTCGGCGAGATGGAGCACCAGGCGCTCTATAATGCCATCAACTTCGACTGGGGCGTGGAAGACTCCGCCGTCACCACCGACCCCGCCTTTCGGATCAACAGCACGGCCGTCGAGGCCGAGGTCTCCGGCTATCTCTGCCCGTCCGACCCCAACTCGGTCCGGTCGAACCGGAATAATTACCACGCCAGCATGGGCAGCACCGCGAGAAACGAACCCGAGGAGAGCGACGGCCTGTTCGCCCTCTCCACGTCGTGCAGGCTGTCGGACGCCACCGACGGGATCTCGAACACCGTCGTCTTCTGCGAGGCGGTCACGGGTCCGCCGCTCGAAGCCTACGTCCCGGCCATCAGCCTCACCGAAGTCGGGGGGATCTCGGCCGACGCCCAGACGGTCAGCGCCCGGCTGAGCCCCGCGGCCATCCACGGCGGCCTGAAGGCATGCGACGCCGCCTTCAAGACCCGAAGCGCCAGGCCCAAGGCGGGGCGCGGGCAACTCTGGGCCAAGGGCTCGCCGGGGTACACCCTCTTCAACACCGTCTCCGTTCCCGGCCTGAAGGCCCACTCCTGGAACTCGTGCAGCGACTCCGACGTCGGCCACTCGCTGTTCAACGGGGCCAACAGCGCACACCCGGGCGGGACGAACATCCTCTTCGGCGACGGCAGCGTCAGATTCCTCGGGGACGCCATCGCCGAGCCGACCTGGTGGGCCCTGGGCTCGCGCAACGGCGGCGAGATCCTCGCCGAAGGCAGCTTCTGA
- a CDS encoding SDR family oxidoreductase, with protein sequence MKALVIGGSGQIGGWLLNSLAARGHEARGTYATVPTAGMDRLDAAELDAASAYVRSQRPDVVFYPAGFTWVDGCERDPERARAANLDQPLNLARAVADIGGRFVGFSTDYVFDGVAGPYDEQSPTNPLSVYGQAKLDAEAALAEALGDRQLTVRTSWVFGPERQGKNFSYQLVRALRAGKTLPCPSDQVSSPSYAPDVAAAVVGLAESGESGLIHVVGPEVMGRVEFARSIAVAFGLDESAIEGKTTAELGQGAPRPLSGGLRTPRLDAWKTGAMRPLGECLADFRARLAAGEGWADPSLD encoded by the coding sequence ATGAAGGCGCTGGTCATCGGCGGTTCGGGGCAGATCGGCGGCTGGCTGCTGAACTCCCTGGCCGCGCGGGGCCACGAGGCCCGCGGCACGTACGCAACCGTGCCGACCGCCGGCATGGACCGGCTCGACGCGGCCGAGCTGGACGCCGCGTCGGCCTACGTGCGCAGCCAGCGGCCCGACGTCGTCTTCTATCCGGCCGGGTTCACCTGGGTCGACGGCTGCGAGCGCGACCCCGAGCGGGCTCGCGCGGCGAACCTCGACCAGCCCCTGAACCTGGCCAGGGCCGTCGCCGACATCGGCGGTCGGTTCGTCGGGTTCTCGACCGATTACGTCTTTGATGGCGTGGCAGGCCCTTACGACGAGCAGAGCCCCACCAACCCGCTCTCGGTTTATGGTCAGGCCAAACTGGATGCCGAGGCCGCGCTTGCCGAGGCCCTGGGCGATCGCCAGTTAACGGTGCGGACCTCCTGGGTCTTCGGCCCCGAGCGTCAGGGGAAGAACTTTTCCTATCAGCTCGTGCGGGCGCTGCGGGCCGGCAAGACGCTCCCGTGTCCCTCGGACCAGGTGAGCAGCCCAAGCTACGCCCCCGACGTGGCGGCCGCCGTGGTGGGGCTCGCCGAATCGGGCGAATCGGGCCTGATCCATGTCGTCGGCCCCGAGGTCATGGGCCGGGTCGAATTCGCCCGGTCCATCGCGGTTGCGTTCGGCCTGGATGAGTCGGCCATCGAGGGGAAGACCACCGCCGAATTGGGGCAGGGGGCCCCCCGGCCGCTGAGTGGCGGCCTGCGGACCCCACGGCTCGACGCCTGGAAGACTGGTGCGATGAGGCCCCTGGGCGAGTGCCTGGCCGATTTCAGGGCTCGTCTCGCTGCCGGCGAGGGGTGGGCCGATCCGTCGCTGGATTGA
- a CDS encoding inorganic diphosphatase, with protein MLHPWHDVTPGENLPLEFNALVEIPMGSSVKYELDKPTGLLRVDRILYSAVYYPANYGFIPQTYAEDDDPLDVLVLCQEPVMPMTLVTARAIGLMTMVDTGKRDHKILAVAVGDPEFNSFRNASELPAHRLAMLRRFFLDYKYLEGKSVEVDEIQQADTALPIIEESLQRYSMHRRKGFH; from the coding sequence ATGCTGCATCCCTGGCACGACGTGACACCGGGCGAGAACCTGCCGCTCGAGTTCAATGCCCTGGTCGAGATCCCGATGGGCTCCAGCGTCAAGTATGAGCTGGACAAGCCGACCGGGCTGCTCAGGGTGGACCGCATCCTGTACTCGGCCGTGTATTACCCGGCCAATTACGGATTCATCCCCCAGACCTACGCCGAAGACGATGACCCGTTGGACGTCCTGGTGCTCTGCCAGGAACCCGTCATGCCCATGACGCTGGTGACGGCCCGGGCCATCGGACTGATGACGATGGTCGACACCGGCAAGCGGGATCACAAGATCCTGGCCGTGGCCGTGGGCGACCCCGAATTCAACAGCTTCAGGAACGCCAGCGAACTGCCCGCGCACCGCCTGGCGATGCTCAGGCGGTTCTTCCTGGACTACAAGTACCTGGAAGGTAAGTCGGTCGAGGTCGACGAGATCCAGCAGGCCGACACCGCCCTGCCGATCATCGAAGAATCCCTCCAGCGCTACAGCATGCACCGCCGCAAGGGGTTCCATTGA